The Myxococcales bacterium genome includes the window GATAGGGCGGGGTCGATCATGTCGAGCTCGCCGATCGAGATTGGACCCGCTCCCAGCGTAAATACCTCGCTGATGCTGTAGTTGTCTCCGTTGGTATAGCAGTCGCGGATCCATGCGGATTCCGCCACCGCCTCCAGGCTCAACGTTAGCGGCGCTTCCAATGGCGTGCCGGCCAACGTCGCGCTCATCTCACTTCGGTTCACCGTCAAGGTTAGCCCCGTAAAATCTTCAAGCGTAAAGCCCTCGGCGTCGACGAAGTCGATCGTAAACACGCCATCGGGCACGAGATTGGGTGCAGGCGGGACATCGGTTTGCGTGTTGTCGTCGCAGCCGGCCACGGCCAAGAGGCCCATGAAGCCGGCGAGCAGCGTTCGGGTGATCGAGGTTGAGAGGCTGGACATCGCGAAACCTTCGCAAAGGCGACGGACGCTAGGCAAGCACATTCAACATCTTCATCGTGTTCATCGTGCCGCGCGTCACACCAAACTGCTCGTGGGCTGAGACGCGCCGAAGCACTTCTTGCGCGTTTATCGTCCCGGCCAGCAGCGCCTGATAGGCGGCGATCACCGTCTGCGCCTGCTCGCCGGTTTCCCGCACCAGCTCGACGCGGACGCGCGCCAGGCCAAGGGGGCGCAAGGTCTCAAGCACGCGCGGCGCCGACTGTGCCTGCGCGTTGAACACGGTGTTTCGGCAAGCGACGTCGACCACGACGGGGTGCACCAGGCCGGTGCGATCTTTAAGCGAGACTTGGTGCGCTTCGCACGGCCGGCCGCAGGTCTTGTAGTCGGCGCCTTTTGATAGCAAATGCGCATAGACGCAATGCTCGGTGTGAAACGTCGGGATGTGGTGATGCAACGTAACGGTGGCGCAGGCGCCGCCGGTCGCGGTGAGCAACGCGGTGAGTTGCTCGACATCTAGGTCATGCGACGGAGTGTAGGTCGCAAGGCCCGCCTGTAACACCCACGCCGCGGTAAGGCTGTTGGTGATGTTGAGCGAATAGTCGCCGTGTAGCACCGGCCGATCGGACACGGGCAGGTCGCGAAAAAAGGCCAGCGAACCCCAGCTGCGCACCAGCACCCAGTCGGGCGCGAGCTTGGCGATGCGCTGGTCGAGCTTCTCGTCGCCGGGCTTTTGGATGCGCACGGTGGCGATGCCAACGGCCAGCCCCGCGGCGCGCGCCTTGGCCACCGCGGCCCCCATGCCGACAAATTCCATCCAGTCGATTTCGACATGCGTCGCGCCGGCGGCGATCGCGGCGTCGAGCTGCGCATCGTTGCGGCACATGACGACCAACTGCGGCGTTGTCGCCACAGGTTCGGCGCCAGCCAGCTCGGCGCGCAGCGACGCCAAGGCAATCTCGACGGTTTGCGCCGGGGCAGGGCGGCGAGGTCCATCCACCATCGCGGCCTCAAGCTGCGTAGTGAGCTCGCGACGCATGGCATTGATTTCGGAAACCGGCACGTGCAAGCCCGCTTCGACCTCGGCGACGAACTGTCCAAGATGAAAATCGGTGCCGCCAAATTTGCCCAGCTTGTCGCGCAAGACCTCGGTAGCCAGGCCTGCGCCGGTCGCCGCGGCGAGCGCCGATGTAGAACTCGCGCTGACCCACGTCGCCCCGCCGTCGACGCTAGCGCGCGCCACCAGCGGTGCACCCGCCGCGCCACGCACGTCAACCGCCACCGGCAGGCGCCCAAGCGGCTTTTGCCCGCGCGCGACGTCGGCGCGCGACTGCTTTTCCACGGCTGGCGCCGACGTAATCCAAACTTCCGCGCCGGGCTTGACGCGCGTTAGCTCTGGGCCTGGCTTGCCAAAACGCAGTGCCCATTGCCCGGGGCCGGCGACGAAGGCGTCAAAAATTGGGCCGCCGGTTTCCGCGGCCTGGCCTTCATGCGAATCAAACACCACGCCTTGCCCTGCGATCGGCGAGATGCGCGGCATCAGGCCATTGTCGCGGCCCGGAATTGTCTCGCCGCTCGCCGGCTGTTCGTCGACCAGCACCAGCTCGCGCTCAATGCGTCGCACCGTGCCCAGGTACACGCCGCGATGCCGCGGCACCTTGCCCACCACCAACGCCTGATGATTGGCGCCGGCAAAAAAGCCCGGCGAAAACCCGCGCGAGTACGCCATCGCCATCGCGGCGACGTCTTCATCGCGCGCCGCCGCCGCGCCATCGACGGCGTGGCGATAGGCCGTCACCGCGGTCGCGACATAGTTGGCGTCTTTTTGCCGGCCTTCGATTTTTAGGCTGGCAACGCCGATTTCCGCCAGCGCCGGCACGACGTCGATGCCCGCCAAGTCTTGCGGGCTAAGCAAATACTGGACGTCACCCAGCGCGCGCGCCTGGCCATCGACCTGCAGCTCATACGGCAGGCGACACGATTGCGCGCATTGCCCGCGATTGGCCGAGCGCCCGCCCCACGATTCGCTGGTGAGGCATTGCCCGCTCCACGAAACGCACAGCGCGCCGTGGATAAATACTTCGAGTTCCACATCCGTGCCCGCGGCATAGGCCGCGATGTCGGCGACCGAGAGCTCGCGCGGCACCACGACGCGCGAGAGCCCGAGCCCCTTCACCAGATTAGCGGCGAGCGGGCTGGCGACCGTCATCTGCGTCGAGCCATGCACCTCAAGCGAAAGGTCGAGTGCGCGTGCCAGCAGCGCGACCGCCGGGTCTTGCACAATGACCGCGTCGACGCCGGCGGCGTCCAGCGCGATAAGCAACCCCGCCGCGGTGGCGAGCTCGCTCTCGAAGACCAGCGTATTAAAGGTAACAAAGCCGCGCGCGTTGCCGCGGTGGATGACGCTCATGATTTCGGGCAGCTCAGCGATTGCAAAGTTACTGGCCCGCGCCCGCGCGTTGAAGCCCTCCTGCAGGCCAAAATAAATCGCGTCGGCACCGGTGGCGAGTGCCGCGAAAAGTTGCTCGCGCCCACCTGCGGGGGCGAGGACCTCGGGCTTGCGTGGCGTCGTCGTCATCGTCGCTCCACTTGGCATGGGCGCGCCCACGGCGCAAGCAAATACGACGTTTCCCGCGGCCCGCGTTGTCAGCGCGGCGGCCCTGCCTTACTGTGCCGCCATGACCGAAATCGAGTCCCACCTACACGAGCTGCGGACGTTTCCGCCGCCACCCTCATTTGCCGCCAAAGCGCGCGTCGATGCCGCCTCGGGCGCCGCCTTGCGCGAGCTCGCCGCCACCGACCTCAACAAGTATTGGCGCAGCGTCGCGCAGCATCTCTACTGGGAGCGCGTGCCGACCCAAATCGCCACCTACACCCCGGGTGCGTTTCACGACGCCACGTGGTTTGCCGACGGCACCACCAACCTCGCCTACAACTGCCTCGACCGCCACATCGCCGCAGGGCTGGGAGGCAAGCGCGCGTTGATCTGGGAAGGCGAGCCGGGCGACAGCCGCGAGTTTACCTACGACCAACTCTTTGCGGAGGTCGCCAAGGCGTCCAATGCCTTGGTGGCGCTGGGCGTAACGCGCAACGATGCCGTCGCGATCTATATGCCGCAGGTGCCCGAGGCGATGATCGCGATGCTGGCGTGTACGCGGCTCGGCGTCATGTACACGGTGGTGTTTGGCGGCTTTTCGTCGACCGCGCTGGGCGATCGCATGGTCGACTGCGACGCCAAGTTTGTCATCACGGCCGACGGCGGCTATCGCCGAGGGGCCGCGCTCGATCTCAAGAGCGCCGTCGATGCCGCGGTCGCCGACCTCGACGTCAAACATGTGCTGGTGGTCAAGCGCACCGGCGCCGCTTGCAACATGAAGGCGGGGCGCGATGTGTGGTGGCACGACGTCGTCGGCGCCGCGAGCGCCGAGCACAAGCCGGTGTGGCTGCCGTCCGAACATCCGTTGTTTACGCTTTACACCAGCGGCAGCACCGGCAAGCCCAAGGGCCTGGTGCACACCACCGGCGGCTATATGGTCGCGGCCTACCAATCGACCAAGCTCGTGTTCGACATGCGCGACGACGACATTTATTGGTGCACCGCCGACATCGGCTGGATCACCGGTCACACCTATGTCACCTATGGGCCGCTGCTCAACGCCGCCACGGTCTTCATCTATGAGGGCGGGCCGATGCATCCCACCCCAGCGCGTTTTTGGCAGATGATCGAAAAATGGAAGGTGTCGATTTTCTACACCGCACCCACCGCCATTCGCGCCTTCATGCGCACCGGCGTCGACCACGTCAAGGCGCACTCGCTGGCGTCGTTGCGCCTGCTAGGCAGCGTCGGCGAGCCAATTAATCCCGAAGCGTGGATGTGGTACCACGAGCACATCGGCGGCGGCCGTTGCCCGATCGTCGACACCTGGTGGCAAACCGAAACCGGCAGCATCATGATCTCGCCGCTCCCAGGCGAAATCGCGACCAAGCCCGGCTCGGCGACCAAGCCGCTGCCGGGTATCGCGGCCGTAGTTGCGCACAAAGACGGCACGCTGGCGGCGCCCAACGAAGGCGGCTACCTCGCGGTGACCGCGCCGTGGCCGTCGATGGCGCGCACCATTCGCGGCGATCATCAGCGCTTCATTGACACGTACTTCAAAGACATCCCCGGCATGTATTTTGCCGGCGATGGCGCGCGGCAAGATGCAGATGGCTATCTGTGGGTACTCGGCCGCGTCGACGACGTCCTCAACGTCTCGGGGCATCGCCTCAGCACCATGGAAGTCGAAAGCGCGGTGGTCTCGCACATGTCGGTGGCTGAGGCCGCCGTGGTCGGTCGCCCCGACGAACTCAAAGGGCAGGGCATCGTTGTGTTTGTCACGCCCAAGCAAGGCGTGGTCGCCGACGACGCGCTCGCCACCGCCATTCGCGCCAAAGTCGTCGCCGAAATCGGCGCGCTGGCACGGCCCGACGAGATTCGCTTCACCGAATCGCTGCCCAAGACGCGCTCGGGCAAGATCATGCGCCGCCTGCTGCGCGAAATCGCCAGCGGCAAGGGCGTCGCCGGCGACGTCACCACGCTCGAAGACCAGGCCTCGCTCGAGCGCCTCGCCCAGTCGTATCAGCACGAAGATTAGGGTCACTCCCACCTTCCGATTGCCTCGTAATTACCACCGGTTAAACCCGGTGCTGCGTAGTCACCTTCGCTTAACCGTGATCACGCAGTAGCCTAGTTAATATCTTGAAATAGCTGTTGAATTTCGGGCAGGGAGTGACCCTGCTAGTCGTCAAAAAAGCCTGGACACTTCTGATTAACCACCAGGCAAGATGCTGGCCATTCTGAGGCTGGTATTTCTTGGTTGGAGCAATTCACAGCTGCCATCGACTCGTACCTCAGGTATAGGTCTTTGTCACAGCTGTAGACTTCGTCTACCGTTGCGTTGCACGTCTGAACATCGTTGTCGTCTTGCAGAAAAATACAACTGTCTTCGGTCGCTTCACAGTCGCCTTCTTCGATGATGCACGCTGGCAGGTCATCGGCACTGGCAACGCAAGCCTCGAACGTCGTTGGATTGCAGGACGTCTGTTCAGCAAGCAAGCAGACTTCTGCCTTGTAGCCGACGAGAGCGTCCGCGGAAGGTAGCGGAATCTGCTTGCAAGCTGCATGGATTTCATCGGTCGACAATGAGGAGACGAGCCTGTCGTCCAAGTCGTGAGCGGCGGGGCCATCGGCACAAGCCAAGAGCGCATTTGTATACAAGCCGCAAACAAGCACCACTAAGTGGGATTTCTTCATTTCCAATTCATTATCTATAAGTCAGTTTGAGTCAACCGGAATCAAATAGCTGCCAACCATTGCCATGCAGTGCAGTTGAATAGGTCACATCTGAAATCTGTGCAACTCGGGAAGGGTTGCTAACTTTCGCGACGTTAGCAAGCATCGGCGAGGCGCCCAAGCGCCGCCATATCGCGCACGGCAAGTGCGGCACGCGCCCGCGCGGCCTGGGCCTCGTCGAGTCTTACAATGACTTCATAATAGGCCGCCGAATGATTCTTCAGGATTGCCAAGTAATAGACGTCGGCCTCCACAGCCTTCAGCAGCACGAAATGAAAAGGGACCTGCGCGAGTTCGGTCACATCGATAATCTGGCCGTTGTGCGCGAGCTTGCGCCACGTCAAGAGATAAAGGCGGGCTGGAGGCTCCCACGCCACCGCATCGCCTTCCTCGGGCGGAAGGTCGTGGAGTTGATTAATGCCGCGCAGCTCGCCCAAGGCGGCCAGCAGGCGATCCAAGCCGTCGGCGAAGCTCATCGTCTCGTCGAGCGGCACGGGGGCGTGCGACAGCGAGCTGTAAGTTCCCAGATGGCAGGCAACATCCGTCATGACGTCGCGGATGATCCCATTAATCGGGACCGTGCGATGGCGCTCGATGATTGGGGCGAATGCCTGGGCCATGGATGTTTTGGCGCCGCGGCGTTGCAGCACGTCGGTGACCTCGTCGAGATAGGCGAGGTCAGCCGGGGAAAACGGGAGGGCCTTCATCGTGAGGCGGCAATGGTAGCAGCAAAGCCTAGGTGGTCCATCACCCCAGTGACGCACGACTGGCGCCGGTCAAGCGCCCTCGGTTATGCCGCAGCGGGGGCACTCACGGGTTGAAACTAATAATCCGTTGCGGCTAGCCTCGCGACCCGCCGGCTGCCGCGCCTTTTGCCTTGCATCGCATCCGGGTTTGCGGGACCTTGCGGCGCATGGTGGTCCACGGCGTAAGGGCAGGCACATGGCGGGTCGCGTTGGTGCTTGCGGCCGTGCTTGGCGCCTGCAGTAACGACGCACCGCCCACCAACGTGCCGTGCGCTGGCGCAGGGTGCGTCCCGGGGCAACCCACCGAACCGCAATGGGATATCCCGGGCGTGTTTGGCGTGCCCAATCTCGACGACGATGACGCCAACGACGTCGCGGATTTTTTCCAGCCGTGGTGGGCCGGCGATGACGATGCGTCGCTGGTGGTGCTGGCGGCGAGCGACCTGGCGCTTGTTGGCGAAGGCGAAACGCTGACGTTGATGCTCGAAGGCGAGGCGGCGGCTATCAAGATTTATTTTGGCGACACGCAGATTCTCGGCGCGAATGTCGCCGCGACCTCGTATGACCTTGCGTTGCCCGCCGCCGCGGAGCGCAGTGATGTGGAACTTCGCATCTCGTTTGGAAACTATGCGGGGGCAGGCACCCTGAAGCTGTCGCATCGCGCCGCGGATGGCAAGCAGCTGCCGGGCAAGGAAATCAGCTTGCAGGCCGCGCCGCTCATCACCAATCATCATCTGCAAGACGCCGAGCACGTGTGGGCACTGCGGCAGGGCAGCGGCAATAACGCGGCCTTTATTGACGCCTTTGAGGATGCCCTTGGCAGCAAGTTCACGGCTATTCCCAGCAGCGGCTACGGTGGCGATGTCTGGGTGCAGGACGAATTCGAATTTGCCACGCTGACTGGCGAAGCAGGCCAGCGCGTCGACGTCGTCATCGACTCGATTCGAAATCGAGGCATCGACGCGTATAAGCACGTGCTCGTCGGCGATGGCCGCGATGCCTTGCGACAGACGTGGGGTGTTGTGGCCGACCGCAGCTCGTATGACTCGTTCGGCAATCTCGAGGCCTCGCCGCCCGTGACCGTTGGTGGCGTGGCGTACCCGTTTGGGCGCATCTACTACGGACGCGAAAATGGCGTCGGCATCAGCGGCGTGCTTGCTGAGTTCCTCACTAGCCAAAAAGTGCAGGCCCCGTTTGAGTTGCCGACGCGGTGGCTTTGTGTGGGCCATGTCGATGAGTTTTCGAGCTTCGTCCCAGACGCAAGTTCGCCCAAAGGATTTAAGTTAGTGCTCGCCGACGTACGCAGCGCCTGGACCCTGTTGCAAGGCCTTCCGAGCAACTATGCGCTGCCCTTGTATGACAACGATCATGGCTACGGCACCGTTGGCGAATTGCTCGGGGACAACGATTTGGTCGCGCTCAACAACGACCTGCAGCAAGATCAGCTCGACGTGATTCGCAATCGCTTTAAGACGGAGCTTGGGCTTGATGACAGCGACATCGTCTTGGTGCCGAGCCTGTTTGAAACCGTTGGCGGTTGTGGCGGGCGGGTCGCGGCGCTGATCCCTGGCATGGTCAATTTGACCGTGGCGCGCGTCGGCAGCA containing:
- the acs gene encoding acetate--CoA ligase, with the protein product MTEIESHLHELRTFPPPPSFAAKARVDAASGAALRELAATDLNKYWRSVAQHLYWERVPTQIATYTPGAFHDATWFADGTTNLAYNCLDRHIAAGLGGKRALIWEGEPGDSREFTYDQLFAEVAKASNALVALGVTRNDAVAIYMPQVPEAMIAMLACTRLGVMYTVVFGGFSSTALGDRMVDCDAKFVITADGGYRRGAALDLKSAVDAAVADLDVKHVLVVKRTGAACNMKAGRDVWWHDVVGAASAEHKPVWLPSEHPLFTLYTSGSTGKPKGLVHTTGGYMVAAYQSTKLVFDMRDDDIYWCTADIGWITGHTYVTYGPLLNAATVFIYEGGPMHPTPARFWQMIEKWKVSIFYTAPTAIRAFMRTGVDHVKAHSLASLRLLGSVGEPINPEAWMWYHEHIGGGRCPIVDTWWQTETGSIMISPLPGEIATKPGSATKPLPGIAAVVAHKDGTLAAPNEGGYLAVTAPWPSMARTIRGDHQRFIDTYFKDIPGMYFAGDGARQDADGYLWVLGRVDDVLNVSGHRLSTMEVESAVVSHMSVAEAAVVGRPDELKGQGIVVFVTPKQGVVADDALATAIRAKVVAEIGALARPDEIRFTESLPKTRSGKIMRRLLREIASGKGVAGDVTTLEDQASLERLAQSYQHED
- a CDS encoding U32 family peptidase, producing MTTTPRKPEVLAPAGGREQLFAALATGADAIYFGLQEGFNARARASNFAIAELPEIMSVIHRGNARGFVTFNTLVFESELATAAGLLIALDAAGVDAVIVQDPAVALLARALDLSLEVHGSTQMTVASPLAANLVKGLGLSRVVVPRELSVADIAAYAAGTDVELEVFIHGALCVSWSGQCLTSESWGGRSANRGQCAQSCRLPYELQVDGQARALGDVQYLLSPQDLAGIDVVPALAEIGVASLKIEGRQKDANYVATAVTAYRHAVDGAAAARDEDVAAMAMAYSRGFSPGFFAGANHQALVVGKVPRHRGVYLGTVRRIERELVLVDEQPASGETIPGRDNGLMPRISPIAGQGVVFDSHEGQAAETGGPIFDAFVAGPGQWALRFGKPGPELTRVKPGAEVWITSAPAVEKQSRADVARGQKPLGRLPVAVDVRGAAGAPLVARASVDGGATWVSASSTSALAAATGAGLATEVLRDKLGKFGGTDFHLGQFVAEVEAGLHVPVSEINAMRRELTTQLEAAMVDGPRRPAPAQTVEIALASLRAELAGAEPVATTPQLVVMCRNDAQLDAAIAAGATHVEIDWMEFVGMGAAVAKARAAGLAVGIATVRIQKPGDEKLDQRIAKLAPDWVLVRSWGSLAFFRDLPVSDRPVLHGDYSLNITNSLTAAWVLQAGLATYTPSHDLDVEQLTALLTATGGACATVTLHHHIPTFHTEHCVYAHLLSKGADYKTCGRPCEAHQVSLKDRTGLVHPVVVDVACRNTVFNAQAQSAPRVLETLRPLGLARVRVELVRETGEQAQTVIAAYQALLAGTINAQEVLRRVSAHEQFGVTRGTMNTMKMLNVLA